In Nitrosophilus labii, the following proteins share a genomic window:
- a CDS encoding ATP-binding protein translates to MDFTKFYNEQFELIKKLELNFKRSVYELLDIKNNKLIALLGQRGVGKSTMLLQKLKELNNNNALYISVDNPYFANVNLYEFAKKFEHYGGEFLFIDEIHKYRDIGSHLKVIYDMTNLKVIVSGSSLLQIYKEADLSRRIYEIRVPVMSFREFLEVKGYFFNKYPLEEIITNHIDIAKEIASKIRPLKYFKEYLEYGCYPFFLEGLNSYKQKLLNILNYILEVDLPYTSNISYSNIDKLKRLLYLISISVPFTPNINELSQKTQISRPSLLEYLYLLEKSEILINLHFKSRGISKLQKPDKIYLNNTNLVRAIAENSNIGNERETFFVNQIKSYFLNKKSFFDEDIILSKQGDFIVKDFVFEIGGKNKTKKQIKEIQNAFVIKDDIEIGDNASIPLWIFGFLY, encoded by the coding sequence ATGGATTTTACAAAATTTTATAATGAACAGTTTGAATTAATAAAAAAATTAGAGTTAAATTTCAAAAGAAGTGTTTATGAACTGTTAGATATAAAAAATAATAAACTAATTGCACTATTGGGGCAAAGAGGTGTTGGAAAAAGCACAATGTTGCTTCAAAAACTCAAAGAGCTAAACAATAACAATGCTTTATATATCTCAGTAGACAATCCATACTTTGCAAATGTAAATTTATATGAATTTGCTAAAAAATTTGAACATTACGGTGGAGAATTTTTATTTATCGATGAAATACATAAATACAGAGATATCGGCTCACATTTAAAAGTAATCTATGATATGACAAATCTAAAAGTTATAGTGTCTGGTTCTTCACTATTGCAAATTTACAAAGAAGCTGATTTAAGCAGAAGAATATATGAAATAAGAGTTCCTGTAATGTCTTTTAGGGAATTTTTAGAAGTAAAAGGATATTTTTTCAATAAATATCCTCTTGAAGAAATAATTACAAATCATATAGATATAGCAAAAGAGATAGCTTCTAAAATAAGACCTCTAAAGTATTTCAAAGAATACCTTGAATATGGTTGCTATCCATTTTTTTTAGAAGGGTTAAACTCTTATAAACAGAAACTCTTGAATATACTCAATTACATTCTTGAAGTGGATTTACCTTATACATCAAACATTTCATACTCAAATATAGATAAACTAAAAAGATTACTTTATTTGATTTCCATTTCTGTCCCGTTTACTCCAAATATCAATGAGTTATCTCAAAAAACGCAAATTTCAAGGCCATCTTTATTGGAGTATCTCTATTTACTTGAAAAAAGTGAGATATTAATTAATTTACATTTCAAGTCAAGAGGTATTTCAAAACTTCAAAAACCGGATAAAATTTATTTAAACAATACAAATTTAGTTAGAGCAATTGCAGAAAATTCAAATATTGGAAATGAAAGAGAAACATTTTTTGTAAATCAAATAAAAAGTTATTTTTTAAATAAAAAGAGTTTTTTTGATGAAGATATTATTTTATCTAAACAAGGGGATTTTATAGTTAAAGATTTTGTTTTCGAAATAGGTGGCAAGAATAAAACAAAAAAACAGATAAAAGAGATTCAAAATGCTTTTGTTATAAAGGATGATATTGAAATAGGAGATAATGCTTCTATTCCTCTTTGGATTTTTGGTTTTTTATATTAA
- a CDS encoding type II toxin-antitoxin system RelE family toxin, producing the protein MYKVLLDKRVVKDLKKIDKKNREKILAVIEEKIAANPYEGKKLLGDLSDFYRYRVGNYRIIYSIFDDRIEIEIIKIGHRKEVYSK; encoded by the coding sequence ATGTATAAAGTTTTACTCGATAAACGAGTAGTTAAAGATTTGAAAAAAATCGATAAAAAAAACAGAGAAAAGATACTCGCTGTCATCGAAGAGAAAATCGCTGCAAATCCTTATGAAGGCAAAAAGCTTTTGGGCGATTTGTCCGACTTTTATCGTTATAGAGTGGGAAATTATAGAATAATATATTCAATTTTTGATGATAGAATCGAAATAGAGATCATAAAAATAGGACATAGAAAAGAGGTGTACAGCAAGTAG
- a CDS encoding metal ABC transporter ATP-binding protein, with the protein MKKQIAIEVKNLFFKYDKEYILEDINLKIFENEYIAIIGPNGGGKTTFLKLLLGLLIPTKGSIKVYDKPPSRYKTSIGYLPQRVNFNLDMPISVKDIVLQGRLSSKKLFYEKEDYKKCDQILEKLDLKDLKERKISQLSGGQRQKILLARALVSEPKILILDEPTASIDIKGQKEIYKILKELELTKIVVSHDIKILFEGVDRVAYINRKLFMHENPNIGLEPAEGHFCEMELFDYLRKNSDV; encoded by the coding sequence TTGAAAAAGCAAATAGCTATTGAGGTAAAAAATCTATTTTTTAAGTACGACAAAGAGTATATATTAGAAGATATAAATCTAAAAATATTCGAAAACGAGTATATTGCTATCATAGGTCCAAATGGCGGGGGAAAAACTACGTTTTTAAAACTTCTTCTTGGGCTTTTAATACCGACAAAAGGGAGTATCAAGGTTTACGACAAACCCCCTTCTAGATATAAAACATCTATAGGTTATCTCCCTCAAAGAGTAAACTTTAACCTAGATATGCCAATATCCGTAAAAGATATTGTTTTGCAAGGAAGACTAAGTAGTAAAAAGCTCTTTTACGAAAAAGAAGATTATAAAAAGTGTGACCAAATACTTGAAAAACTTGATTTAAAAGATTTGAAAGAGAGGAAAATATCTCAACTCTCCGGAGGCCAAAGACAAAAGATCTTACTCGCAAGAGCGCTTGTTAGCGAACCAAAAATTCTCATATTAGATGAACCTACCGCATCTATCGACATAAAAGGACAAAAAGAGATATATAAGATTTTAAAAGAGCTAGAGCTAACAAAAATCGTAGTAAGTCACGATATTAAGATACTTTTTGAAGGAGTAGATAGAGTAGCTTATATAAATAGAAAACTCTTTATGCACGAAAATCCAAATATAGGCCTAGAACCTGCAGAAGGACATTTTTGCGAAATGGAACTTTTCGATTATCTAAGGAAAAACAGCGATGTTTGA
- a CDS encoding carbon-nitrogen hydrolase codes for MKTALIQHRFHLTKKDTIKKSVEMIAEAKRENAELIILQELHQGAYFCQSENVKFFDLANDFKEDVRFWQKISKDYQVVLVTSLFEKRAPGLYHNTAVVFDKGEIAGKYRKMHIPDDPGFYEKFYFTPGDLGFEPIDTSVGRLGVLVCWDQWYPEAARIMALKGAEILIYPTAIGWFDEDEEDEKQRQLDAWITVQRGHAIANGLPLVAVNRVGFEKDESGCLKGTRFWGNSFAVGAQGEFLARASSDQEEVLVVEIDKKRSEDIRRIWPFLRDRRVNEYGCILKRYCDR; via the coding sequence ATGAAAACGGCGCTTATTCAACACAGATTTCATTTAACCAAAAAAGATACTATCAAAAAGAGCGTAGAGATGATTGCTGAGGCTAAAAGAGAAAATGCTGAACTTATAATCTTGCAAGAGCTTCATCAAGGAGCATACTTTTGCCAAAGTGAAAACGTAAAATTTTTCGACTTAGCTAACGATTTCAAAGAAGACGTAAGATTTTGGCAAAAAATCTCAAAAGATTATCAAGTTGTTTTGGTTACATCTTTGTTTGAAAAAAGGGCCCCGGGACTTTATCATAACACTGCTGTAGTTTTCGATAAAGGAGAGATTGCCGGAAAATATAGAAAGATGCATATCCCTGACGATCCTGGATTTTATGAAAAATTTTACTTTACACCGGGGGATCTTGGATTTGAACCGATAGATACAAGTGTAGGCCGGCTTGGAGTTTTAGTCTGCTGGGATCAGTGGTACCCGGAAGCGGCTAGGATAATGGCTCTAAAAGGAGCCGAAATCTTGATATACCCTACCGCTATAGGATGGTTTGACGAAGACGAAGAGGATGAAAAGCAAAGACAGCTAGATGCCTGGATAACCGTTCAAAGAGGACACGCCATAGCAAACGGTTTGCCTCTAGTAGCAGTCAATAGAGTGGGGTTTGAAAAGGATGAGAGCGGATGTTTAAAGGGTACAAGATTTTGGGGAAACTCTTTTGCGGTTGGAGCTCAAGGAGAGTTTTTAGCTAGAGCTTCAAGTGACCAAGAAGAGGTTTTAGTAGTAGAAATCGATAAAAAAAGAAGTGAAGACATAAGGCGTATCTGGCCTTTTTTAAGAGATAGAAGAGTAAATGAGTATGGGTGCATTTTAAAAAGATATTGTGATAGATGA
- a CDS encoding metal ABC transporter permease: protein MFETLALFENSIVAVLLLCIAVSIIGSLMLINRYGYIAASIAHGSYGGIGLALYFGFSILLGTTLFAIFLALLLAIITYKNPQRKDTLIGVIWAVGMSIGIVFVDLTPGYNANLMSFLFGDILMVPKEDLVFMGVVDTLLIFFVVFFYNRLLAIAYDRDFAYLRGINVKFFHFLTLFLIALTVVMSIRSVGLILIIALFSIPPFIAERFTNSLKSMILLSGILCLIFCFTGLYLSYILNISATAAIILVSAAAFSISFIKAKR from the coding sequence ATGTTTGAGACGTTGGCACTTTTTGAAAACTCTATCGTCGCCGTGCTTTTATTGTGTATCGCGGTATCCATAATCGGCTCATTGATGCTCATAAACAGATACGGCTATATAGCGGCAAGTATTGCTCACGGAAGTTACGGGGGCATCGGATTAGCTTTGTATTTTGGTTTTTCGATCCTTCTTGGAACCACTCTTTTTGCTATCTTTTTAGCTCTTTTACTTGCCATTATAACCTACAAAAATCCTCAAAGAAAAGATACGCTCATAGGGGTTATTTGGGCTGTCGGTATGAGTATAGGGATCGTTTTTGTAGATCTAACCCCTGGCTATAACGCTAATCTAATGAGTTTTCTCTTTGGCGATATTTTAATGGTTCCAAAAGAGGATCTTGTATTTATGGGAGTTGTGGATACTTTACTTATATTTTTTGTAGTATTTTTTTACAATAGGCTTCTAGCCATTGCTTATGATAGAGATTTTGCCTATCTTAGAGGAATCAACGTAAAGTTTTTCCACTTTCTAACACTTTTTCTAATAGCTTTGACGGTAGTTATGAGCATTAGAAGCGTAGGACTTATCCTCATCATAGCTCTATTTAGCATTCCTCCCTTTATCGCGGAGAGATTTACAAACTCGCTAAAAAGTATGATACTTCTTTCGGGAATCCTTTGTCTTATCTTTTGTTTTACAGGACTCTATCTTTCATACATTTTAAACATCTCCGCTACAGCAGCTATCATCTTAGTTTCCGCTGCGGCTTTTAGTATCTCCTTTATAAAGGCTAAAAGATGA
- a CDS encoding HNH endonuclease has translation MENRPPIPAELKRRVLVEAGHRCAIPTCRHIDVDVHHIIPWSECKKHEYENLIALCPNCHRRAHKNNEIDRKSLRLYKANLRFTHDRFSQLEVYVLFECFKTNQPIMWAPFNKILLKRLIDSSYIEYHEHQVM, from the coding sequence ATGGAAAACAGACCACCTATTCCAGCAGAATTAAAAAGAAGAGTTCTAGTTGAAGCTGGTCATAGATGTGCAATACCAACTTGTAGACATATTGATGTTGATGTACACCATATTATTCCATGGTCAGAATGTAAAAAACATGAATATGAAAATCTTATTGCTTTATGTCCAAATTGTCATAGAAGAGCCCACAAAAACAATGAAATAGATAGAAAGTCACTTAGACTATATAAAGCAAATTTAAGATTTACTCATGATAGATTTTCTCAACTAGAAGTTTATGTTTTATTTGAATGCTTTAAGACAAATCAACCAATTATGTGGGCACCATTTAATAAAATTTTACTAAAAAGATTGATAGATTCTAGCTATATTGAATACCATGAACACCAAGTGATGTAA
- a CDS encoding ribbon-helix-helix protein, CopG family, with protein sequence MILTVRIDDDINILLEDITRSFKKTKSEIVREALNNYLKEIKHNKEEKIKKAIDKCAKKDMKVYRDFEGILDENL encoded by the coding sequence ATGATTTTGACTGTGAGAATAGATGATGATATTAATATACTATTAGAAGATATTACAAGATCATTTAAAAAAACAAAAAGTGAAATTGTAAGAGAGGCATTAAATAATTATCTAAAAGAGATTAAACATAATAAAGAGGAAAAAATAAAAAAAGCTATAGATAAATGTGCAAAAAAAGATATGAAAGTTTATAGAGATTTTGAAGGTATTTTAGATGAAAATCTCTAA
- a CDS encoding agmatine deiminase family protein produces the protein MRLPAEWEKQKALLISYPHKESDWAEYLEEAKDFFDKFIDIVSRYQEVWLLCEEKPKKNFKNIKYFFVKTNDTWVRDYGPITIEKKGKKEFLDFTFNGWGLKYPSNFDNQVNRKLFGTKKIGFVLEGGSIDSNGGGVLLTTSKCLLEANRNPHMNKEQIESFLQDTFGLKKILWLDSGYLKGDDTDSHIDMLARFVSPNEIAYITCDDKDDTHYDELKKMEQEIKKFGLKAVPLPWVSAKYFNNQRLPASYANFVIINGAIIVPSYNDPNDEEAIKIFKKLFPDRDIISLDASVLIRQYGSIHCSCMNLF, from the coding sequence ATGCGACTGCCGGCTGAGTGGGAAAAACAAAAAGCCCTTTTGATCTCTTACCCCCACAAAGAGAGTGATTGGGCCGAGTATCTAGAGGAAGCAAAAGATTTTTTTGACAAATTTATAGATATTGTTTCACGTTACCAAGAAGTTTGGCTTTTATGCGAAGAAAAGCCTAAAAAAAACTTCAAAAATATAAAATACTTTTTTGTAAAAACAAACGACACGTGGGTTAGAGACTACGGCCCTATTACGATAGAAAAAAAAGGCAAAAAAGAGTTTCTTGACTTTACATTCAACGGCTGGGGGTTAAAATATCCCTCAAATTTTGACAATCAAGTCAACCGCAAACTCTTTGGTACGAAAAAGATAGGTTTTGTCCTCGAGGGTGGGAGTATAGACTCTAACGGAGGCGGGGTTTTGCTAACAACTTCAAAATGCCTTTTAGAAGCAAACCGCAATCCTCATATGAACAAAGAACAGATCGAGAGCTTTTTACAAGATACTTTTGGACTAAAAAAGATTCTTTGGCTAGATAGCGGATATCTCAAAGGAGACGACACAGACAGCCACATAGATATGCTAGCTAGATTTGTTTCACCAAACGAAATAGCCTATATTACCTGCGATGATAAAGATGATACTCATTATGACGAGTTAAAAAAAATGGAACAGGAGATAAAAAAATTTGGTTTAAAAGCAGTTCCTCTTCCTTGGGTAAGCGCAAAATATTTTAACAACCAAAGACTTCCCGCAAGCTATGCCAATTTTGTTATAATTAACGGTGCGATTATCGTTCCGTCATATAACGATCCAAACGACGAAGAGGCTATAAAAATCTTTAAAAAGCTTTTTCCAGATAGAGACATAATAAGTTTGGACGCTTCAGTCTTGATAAGACAGTACGGCTCGATCCATTGTAGCTGTATGAATCTCTTTTAG
- a CDS encoding alanine racemase, with translation MAYVKLNKNALLHNLEIISKKAGDRDKVALVLKDNAYGHGLLEIASLSKEFGIKRAVVRNLFEAKRVEGFFDYILVLADIPQEITPFHFTINSLEDIAKFPKGSKVELKVDTGMHRSGILPKELKEAFLLIKKQKLDLKGVFTHYRSADELSSELFWQQKNFEDVKNESLRLCKEFGFEKPLFHSCNSAALFRLNEFSDDFARVGIAAYGYLEIDEVFDKPELKPVLSLWAKRISKRELKKGERVGYGGVFEAEKDLVLSTFDVGYADGFFRLDGTQEYVLPKGNKVAGRVSMDSMSVLCDEEEICIIDNAKIPASFFDTITYEILVKLSPFLKREVVS, from the coding sequence TTGGCATACGTTAAATTAAATAAAAATGCACTATTGCATAACTTAGAAATCATATCGAAAAAAGCGGGTGATAGAGACAAAGTTGCATTAGTTTTAAAAGATAATGCTTATGGACACGGACTTTTAGAGATAGCTTCGTTATCTAAGGAGTTCGGTATAAAAAGGGCGGTTGTAAGAAATCTTTTTGAGGCAAAAAGGGTAGAGGGCTTTTTTGATTATATATTGGTTTTAGCTGATATCCCGCAAGAGATTACTCCTTTTCATTTTACGATAAACTCTTTGGAGGATATAGCAAAGTTTCCAAAAGGCTCCAAAGTAGAGTTAAAAGTAGATACGGGAATGCATAGAAGCGGAATTTTGCCTAAAGAGTTAAAAGAGGCCTTTTTACTTATAAAAAAACAAAAGCTAGATTTAAAAGGGGTTTTTACTCACTATAGAAGTGCTGATGAACTTAGCAGCGAACTTTTTTGGCAACAAAAAAATTTTGAAGATGTAAAAAATGAGTCTTTGAGACTCTGTAAAGAGTTTGGATTTGAAAAACCGCTTTTTCACTCTTGCAACTCTGCCGCTCTTTTTAGGTTAAACGAGTTTAGCGATGATTTTGCGAGAGTGGGAATCGCCGCATACGGCTATCTTGAAATCGATGAGGTTTTTGATAAACCCGAATTAAAACCTGTTTTGTCTTTATGGGCTAAAAGAATTAGCAAAAGAGAACTGAAAAAGGGTGAGAGAGTAGGTTACGGCGGGGTTTTTGAAGCTGAGAAAGATTTGGTTTTATCAACTTTCGATGTGGGTTATGCGGACGGTTTTTTCAGGCTTGATGGAACACAAGAGTATGTCTTGCCTAAAGGTAACAAAGTAGCAGGAAGAGTCTCTATGGACAGTATGAGCGTGCTTTGTGATGAAGAGGAGATATGTATCATAGATAATGCAAAAATACCGGCTAGCTTTTTTGACACCATCACGTACGAGATACTAGTAAAACTATCCCCTTTTTTAAAAAGAGAGGTTGTCTCTTAG
- the relB gene encoding type II toxin-antitoxin system RelB family antitoxin — protein sequence MISVRLDKELEKELEEIAKLTKRPKSFFIKEALREYLQDIKDVLEAKKRANDPHRELITLDELKRELDV from the coding sequence ATGATTAGTGTACGACTTGATAAGGAGTTGGAAAAAGAGTTGGAAGAGATTGCAAAACTCACAAAAAGACCGAAAAGTTTTTTTATAAAAGAGGCTTTGAGAGAATATTTACAAGATATAAAAGATGTTTTGGAAGCAAAAAAAAGAGCAAACGATCCGCATAGAGAGCTTATTACATTAGATGAGCTCAAAAGAGAGCTAGATGTATAA
- a CDS encoding DUF262 domain-containing protein, with protein MANWTSLKIVDCIEKIEKEELVLPVVQRDFVWPSEKIELLFDTLLKGDSFGGIMTIKDLKGKKPIFSYRSFIKNYVKGNNVLSKEVEKLKQNISYVIDGQQRLSAFYIGILGTYNNKRLYFDLLSEIQHKHFNFKFAQNETSKELKPELDNYDGTTKNRTFWYAISDLYKKVEECGADYHTVYEDVIDENQEYTFNEKELELIKRNIENFTNQIFNFQNIGICEVRLDKKYDEVANRIRVVELFRRLNQGGTKLDALELMASKLKGYNPNHEKFLQEIETFNDIGFGKDEVIRLIFILQDDHKKTVVNITKEDSDFIEKYQDRIKSALKGTKLFLEQSNLYKFYKDEKPSIIPLYFIAYFLFHLEKSNKEIEEYFNNSEINNKNFSLIYKWVYLSMLNKVFRRRGAGWTAYSTGIRKILSVLSKNKNKDFPTDELFEMYYNHPLDFDENIEQEYLDDYDFDFLMYIIYEKPKTFRKNDIDHIYPKSILEKKGYEWSKINSIVNYQLLDFSTNRGNKKDKELYEWIKNNISNKNNYLKMHLIPDDEDLWESDNFDGFLEERGKLITNKLKKELT; from the coding sequence TTGGCAAATTGGACATCATTAAAAATTGTAGATTGTATAGAGAAAATTGAAAAAGAAGAATTAGTATTACCTGTTGTTCAAAGAGATTTTGTATGGCCGAGTGAAAAAATAGAATTACTTTTTGATACCCTATTAAAAGGTGATTCTTTTGGCGGAATAATGACAATAAAAGATTTAAAAGGTAAAAAACCAATTTTTTCTTACAGAAGTTTTATAAAAAATTATGTAAAAGGTAATAATGTTTTATCAAAAGAAGTAGAGAAATTAAAACAAAATATTTCTTATGTCATTGATGGGCAACAAAGATTATCTGCTTTTTATATTGGAATATTAGGAACTTATAACAACAAAAGATTATATTTTGACCTCTTAAGTGAAATTCAACATAAACATTTTAACTTTAAATTTGCTCAAAATGAAACAAGTAAAGAATTAAAACCAGAACTTGACAATTATGATGGAACAACTAAAAATAGAACATTTTGGTATGCTATTAGTGATTTATACAAAAAAGTTGAAGAGTGTGGAGCAGACTATCATACGGTATATGAAGATGTAATTGATGAAAACCAAGAATATACTTTTAATGAAAAAGAATTAGAATTAATAAAAAGAAATATTGAAAACTTTACAAATCAAATATTTAATTTTCAAAACATTGGTATTTGTGAAGTTAGACTTGACAAAAAATATGATGAAGTTGCAAATAGAATTAGAGTTGTTGAGTTATTTAGAAGATTGAATCAAGGTGGAACAAAACTTGATGCTTTAGAATTAATGGCTTCAAAACTAAAAGGATACAATCCAAATCATGAAAAATTTTTACAAGAAATTGAAACATTTAATGATATTGGTTTTGGAAAAGACGAAGTGATTAGATTGATTTTTATTCTTCAAGATGATCATAAAAAAACAGTAGTAAATATCACTAAAGAAGATAGCGATTTTATAGAAAAATACCAAGACAGAATTAAATCTGCTCTTAAAGGAACTAAATTATTTTTAGAACAATCAAATCTTTATAAATTTTATAAAGACGAAAAACCTTCAATAATTCCTCTTTACTTTATTGCATATTTTTTATTTCATTTAGAAAAAAGTAATAAGGAGATTGAAGAATACTTTAATAATTCAGAAATAAATAATAAAAACTTTTCTCTTATTTATAAATGGGTATATTTATCAATGCTAAATAAAGTTTTCAGAAGAAGAGGAGCTGGATGGACAGCATATTCTACTGGAATTAGAAAAATATTAAGTGTTTTATCTAAAAATAAAAATAAAGACTTTCCAACAGATGAACTCTTTGAAATGTATTATAATCACCCTCTTGACTTTGATGAAAACATTGAACAAGAATATCTTGATGATTATGATTTTGATTTTTTAATGTATATTATCTATGAAAAACCTAAAACTTTTAGAAAAAATGATATTGACCATATTTATCCTAAATCTATTTTAGAAAAAAAAGGTTATGAATGGAGTAAAATAAATAGTATTGTTAATTACCAATTATTAGATTTCTCGACTAATAGGGGTAATAAAAAAGATAAAGAATTATACGAATGGATAAAAAATAATATAAGTAACAAAAATAATTATTTAAAAATGCATCTTATTCCTGATGATGAAGATTTATGGGAAAGTGATAATTTTGATGGTTTTTTAGAAGAAAGAGGTAAGTTAATAACAAATAAATTGAAAAAAGAACTCACATAA
- a CDS encoding type II toxin-antitoxin system PemK/MazF family toxin, with protein sequence MKISKGDIFLANLNPQRKKESGRIRPVLVIQNDIFMENGYPTILIMPLSTELIDDAKPLRYRIRKREKLQKDSDVLIAHIRAINNNRFIEYLGKVSDKEIEEILQLLDDIIK encoded by the coding sequence ATGAAAATCTCTAAAGGAGATATTTTTTTAGCAAACCTAAATCCCCAAAGAAAAAAAGAGAGTGGAAGGATTAGACCCGTTTTAGTTATCCAAAACGATATTTTCATGGAAAATGGTTATCCTACGATTTTGATAATGCCTTTGAGTACAGAATTGATTGATGATGCAAAGCCTTTGAGATATAGAATAAGAAAGAGAGAAAAATTGCAAAAAGATTCAGATGTTCTAATAGCCCATATTAGAGCAATTAATAATAATAGATTTATAGAGTATTTGGGAAAAGTTTCAGATAAGGAGATAGAGGAAATATTACAACTATTAGATGATATTATAAAATAA
- a CDS encoding metal ABC transporter solute-binding protein, Zn/Mn family — translation MRFLSLFLFLALSLFANETICVSILPQKFFVKKITKDRFDIEVMVPPGSSPATYGVKPKQLKSIKKAKIYFAIGVPFERAWLKRFKSVNEHLKIVDSGKYVKKIPMIHHHHDEHDEHDEKEHKHENLDPHIWMAPPLVMLQARVILEEIVKIDPKNEDFYIKNYKEFIKELAAIDTQILKRLKNIKQKEFIVYHPSFGYFAYVYGLKQIAIEKEGKEPTAKYLKKIVDFAKKEKIKVIFVEPQFSKKSAMFLAKKIGAKVETIDPLSYEWDKNIFKVVEAIEKANSY, via the coding sequence ATGAGATTTTTATCTTTGTTTCTTTTTTTAGCACTATCTCTATTTGCCAATGAGACGATATGTGTATCTATACTGCCGCAAAAGTTTTTCGTTAAAAAGATAACAAAAGATAGATTTGATATAGAAGTGATGGTGCCTCCCGGAAGTTCGCCCGCCACATACGGCGTAAAACCAAAGCAGCTTAAAAGTATCAAAAAAGCCAAAATCTACTTTGCGATAGGCGTTCCTTTTGAGAGAGCTTGGTTAAAAAGATTTAAAAGCGTAAACGAACATCTAAAAATCGTAGATAGCGGCAAATATGTAAAAAAGATTCCGATGATCCATCATCACCACGATGAGCATGATGAGCACGATGAAAAAGAGCATAAACACGAAAACCTAGATCCCCATATCTGGATGGCTCCGCCCCTAGTTATGCTTCAAGCAAGGGTTATCCTTGAAGAGATAGTAAAGATAGATCCAAAAAATGAAGATTTTTATATAAAAAATTATAAAGAGTTTATAAAAGAGCTTGCCGCAATAGATACTCAAATATTAAAAAGATTAAAAAATATAAAACAAAAAGAGTTTATAGTCTATCATCCATCTTTCGGATATTTTGCCTATGTTTACGGACTTAAGCAGATAGCTATAGAAAAAGAGGGGAAAGAACCCACGGCTAAATATCTAAAAAAGATTGTAGATTTTGCTAAAAAAGAGAAGATCAAAGTGATATTTGTAGAGCCTCAATTTTCTAAAAAAAGCGCAATGTTTTTAGCAAAAAAGATAGGAGCAAAGGTTGAGACTATAGATCCGCTCTCTTATGAGTGGGATAAAAACATTTTCAAAGTGGTGGAAGCAATTGAAAAAGCAAATAGCTATTGA